A window of Maniola jurtina chromosome W, ilManJurt1.1, whole genome shotgun sequence contains these coding sequences:
- the LOC123879966 gene encoding putative nuclease HARBI1, whose product RLRDMYNPMELPETEFIANFRLSKAGYQQVLEELGPHLQAARRRTAVRIELKILAALHFYATGTYQRPMGTSIFNTMSQPCFSRCLREVTDALNAREVLTKYIKFPASQRERETIMQNFMEKFGFPGIIGCIDGTHVALVRPIEHEESFLNRKFYHSLNVMIICDANLSILHVDASFGGASHDSFVWNNSMVKTIMEGLTNERCWLLGDSGYAQRPWMMTPILDAAAGSPEEHYTKLHCRVRNSVERCIGVLKARWRCLLSHRVLHYDPVVAAKVVNACVCLHNIANVRNVPIPEDDSGEGGDNQQPQQALETPDAANADSTRAMLVRRLWDARP is encoded by the exons aggctgcgcgatatgtataacccaatggagctgccagaaacagagttcattgcgaactttcgtttgagcaaggctggctaccagcaggtgttagaggaactcgggcctcacctccaagccgctcgacgaaggacagctgttcgcattgaactaaag atcctagcagctctgcatttttatgccacgggtacatatcagcgcccaatggggacatctatcttcaatacgatGTCCCAACCATGTTTTAGCCGATGTCTACGTGAGGTAACCGATGCACTCAATGCTCGGGAAGTACTCACTAAGTACATAAAGTTCCCTGCATCCCAAAGGGAAAGGGAAACAATTATGCAAAA CTTTATGGAAAAGTTTGGGTTCCCGGGCATTATAGGTTGCATTGATGGAACTCACGTAGCCCTAGTACGGCCGATAGAACATGAAGAGTCATTCCTCAACAGGAAATTTTATCATTCCTTGAATGTAATGATA atttGTGACGCCAATCTAAGCATTCTGCATGTAGATGCGTCATTTGGTGGCGCATCTCATGATTCCTTTGTATGGAATAACAGTATGGTCAAAACCATAATGGAAGGCTTGACGAATGAGCGGTGCTGGTTATTAG GTGATTCTGGGTATGCACAGCGTCCATGGATGATGACACCCATCTTGGACGCTGCTGCTGGATCCCCAGAAGAACACTACACCAAACTTCATTGTCGAGTCAGAAACAGTGTGGAGCGCTGTATTGGTGTGTTGAAAGCACGTTGGCGGTGTTTATTAAGCCACAGAGTGCTTCACTATGATCCAGTTGTTGCTGCGAAAGTAGTGAATGCCTGTGTGTGCTTGCACAACATTGCCAATGTGCGCAACGTGCCAATTCCTGAGGACGACAGTGGAGAGGGTGGTGATAACCAGCAGCCGCAGCAAGCCCTTGAAACACCAGATGCTGCGAATGCAGATTCTACGAGGGCAATGCTCGTTAGAAGATTATGGGATGCCAGGCCCTAG